The bacterium DNA window GATCCCGAGCAGAATCATGCCTTCAATGATCATTACCTGGATCTGGACTATGATCTCTCCAGGGTCATGTTCATTACCACTGCCAACACCCTTCATTCCATACCTGCACCCTTGCAGGATCGTATGGAGATCATCCGTCTGCCCGGGTACACAGAAGAGGAGAAGCTGGAAATAGCCAGGAGATTTCTTGTGCCCAAACAGATGGAGGCTCATGGGCTTTTGGGGCGTCCCATAAGCTTTACGGACTCCGCCGTGCGCTGTGCCATAAGGCTCTACACCAGGGAGGCAGGAGTTCGCAACCTGGAGAGGGAAATAGCCACCGTGTGCAGGAAAGTAGCCAGAAGGCTTCTCCAGGAAAAGCAGGAGGGGCCCGTCAAGGTGACGGCCAAGAGGTTGGGGACCTACCTGGGGGTGCCCAAGTACCGCTTCGGGAGGGTGGAGGAAAAGGAGCACTTGGTGGGGCTGGCTATGGGGTTGGCCTGGACAGAGGCTGGAGGGGAATTGCTGAGCACAGAGGTGGCGGTGATGCCGGGTAAAGGCAAGCTCATAGTCACAGGAAAGCTCGGGGACGTGATGCAGGAGTCCGCCCATGCGGCTTTGAGTTATGTGCGCTCCAGGACTCGACTCCTTAGGCTGGAAGAGGATTTCTACCAGAAGCTGGACATTCATATCCATGTGCCCGAAGGGGCCACACCCAAGGATGGGCCATCAGCGGGCATAACCATGACCACGGCCATAGCCTCTGCTTTGCTAAGGATACCTGTGAGGGCGGACCTGGCCATGACAGGGGAGATCACCTTGAGGGGAAGGGTGCTGCCTGTGGGTGGACTCAAGGAAAAACTTCTGGCTGCCCACAGGGGCAGGGTCAGAACCGTGATCATTCCAGCCGAGAACCAGAAGGACCTCAAAGAAATACCTTCCAAGGTACTCAGGGAGCTGGAGATAGTTCCAGTGGAACATATGGACGAGGTTTTGCTTAGGGCCTTGGTGGTGAGCGATCCGAGCGCCCTTTTTGCCTCGGATGTGCCCGAGTCTGAGCTGCCCTTTGGTAGGCGGGCTAGATTGCCCTTGCAGGAGTCTCAAAGAATAACCCATTGAGAAGAAGGATTAGATTTTTTGCGGCTTGACAAGCTTGGGGTTCCTTGGTACAAGAAAAACATTTCTCATATCAATTTAGGGAAAGGGGGGACGGGGGATGACGAAGACAGAGCTGGTCGGTGCCATGGCTGCCCAGGCCGGGATTTCCAAGGCTGCGGCGGAGAAAGCCCTCAAGGCATTCACCGAAGGGGTGGCCAAAGCCCTCAAGAAAGGGGATAAGGTCAGCCTGGTGGGC harbors:
- a CDS encoding HU family DNA-binding protein, translating into MTKTELVGAMAAQAGISKAAAEKALKAFTEGVAKALKKGDKVSLVGFGSFEVSKRAARKGRNPRTGAEIKIKASKVPRFRPGRSLKETVNS